The Chloroflexota bacterium genome contains a region encoding:
- the tatC gene encoding twin-arginine translocase subunit TatC has translation MANEVQMTIIEHLEELRQRLMKCLIAVAITTALSFAFTTQIMRILIAPAGIKPVFLRPTEMFVTYFRVALLAGSILAMPVIVYQTIQFVWPGLRNSERLYVRIIVPAATLSFILGVLFTYFVLLPFALRYLVSFGGDLVEAKWTIGEYISFVTTLLFWSGVIFETPLILYFLARLRIISPQFLSQNRKFAILIIAVLAAVITPTPDPFNMGLVMLPLLLMYEVGILLAKLAYRGRS, from the coding sequence ATGGCAAATGAAGTGCAGATGACCATCATCGAACACCTTGAGGAGCTGCGTCAGCGGCTGATGAAATGCCTGATCGCGGTAGCGATCACGACTGCCCTGTCTTTTGCTTTCACTACTCAGATCATGCGCATCCTCATCGCTCCAGCAGGAATCAAGCCAGTTTTTTTACGGCCCACGGAAATGTTTGTCACCTATTTCAGAGTGGCGCTTTTGGCTGGCAGCATTTTGGCGATGCCGGTTATCGTATATCAAACGATCCAATTTGTATGGCCAGGGCTCCGGAACAGCGAGCGACTGTACGTGCGTATTATCGTTCCAGCAGCCACACTGTCTTTCATCCTGGGAGTGCTGTTCACCTATTTCGTATTGTTACCCTTTGCTTTGCGTTATTTGGTCTCCTTCGGCGGTGATCTGGTGGAGGCCAAGTGGACCATCGGCGAATATATTTCCTTTGTGACAACGCTTCTCTTTTGGTCTGGGGTTATCTTTGAGACACCGTTGATCCTTTACTTTTTGGCTCGCTTACGCATCATCTCGCCCCAATTCCTGTCACAGAATCGTAAATTCGCTATTCTGATTATTGCAGTGCTCGCAGCAGTCATCACACCTACTCCTGATCCCTTTAATATGGGGTTAGTGATGCTGCCCTTGTTGCTGATGTATGAAGTGGGTATTCTATTGGCCAAATTGGCCTATCGGGGACGTTCGTGA
- the nusB gene encoding transcription antitermination factor NusB has product MKTRRQARIVALQTLFEVDSVNHPAEQVLAQRLEEKPLPAEGRTFARQLVLGVLEHLQELDEIIQNIATDWPLEQMAIVDRNILRIAVYEITVDGQTPVKVAINEAVELAKLFGSDSSRRFVNGVLGTLVSNRGAVSTE; this is encoded by the coding sequence ATGAAGACCAGACGTCAGGCCCGCATCGTGGCCCTGCAAACCTTGTTCGAAGTAGATAGTGTAAACCATCCCGCAGAACAAGTTCTGGCACAGCGTCTCGAAGAGAAGCCCCTGCCTGCTGAGGGGAGGACTTTTGCCAGACAATTGGTGTTGGGGGTATTAGAGCACCTTCAGGAACTGGATGAGATCATCCAGAACATTGCAACCGATTGGCCTCTGGAGCAGATGGCTATTGTGGACCGGAACATATTGCGCATTGCCGTTTACGAAATAACGGTGGATGGGCAAACGCCAGTTAAAGTGGCGATTAATGAAGCAGTGGAACTCGCCAAGCTCTTTGGGAGCGATAGTTCGCGACGTTTTGTCAATGGTGTGCTAGGCACACTGGTGTCGAATCGAGGCGCAGTGTCTACAGAGTAG
- a CDS encoding Asp23/Gls24 family envelope stress response protein translates to MERKLGTVVISPTVLATIARQTTLSVPGVVQMSPLGVHRLWSARQGGGVKVQVIDDAVILDIYIVAATDVNMLQLSREIQSKVSRAIREIVGMAVSEVNVHIVDVEAREA, encoded by the coding sequence GTGGAACGGAAATTGGGCACAGTAGTGATCTCTCCGACAGTCTTGGCAACGATTGCCCGACAGACCACGCTCTCAGTACCAGGCGTGGTGCAAATGAGCCCGCTGGGAGTGCATCGGCTTTGGAGTGCACGCCAAGGCGGGGGTGTCAAGGTGCAGGTCATTGATGACGCAGTGATTCTGGATATTTACATTGTAGCTGCTACCGATGTCAATATGCTGCAATTAAGTCGAGAAATACAGTCCAAAGTGAGTCGTGCGATCCGTGAAATCGTGGGCATGGCTGTTAGTGAAGTGAATGTGCACATCGTGGATGTGGAGGCTCGCGAAGCCTAG
- the fabG gene encoding 3-oxoacyl-[acyl-carrier-protein] reductase, with the protein MRELDGRVAVVTGASRGIGRAIAIKLASLGAKVVVNYRSNQAAAEEVVQHIRAIGGEAIAVQADVSIYDDAQRLIQSALDHFGRLDILVNNAGTTRDTLLVRMSEEDWDVVINTNLKGAFNCTKAAQRPMLKQRYGRIVNITSIAGLAGNPGQANYAAAKAGLVGFTKALAKEVGVRNITVNAVAPGYIPTDLTAILPPELVAKGIEMTPLGRPGSPEDIANAVAFLVSDEASYITGQVLSVDGGLAMQ; encoded by the coding sequence ATGAGGGAATTAGACGGCAGGGTAGCAGTCGTAACTGGAGCATCCCGTGGTATTGGTCGAGCCATTGCCATTAAACTGGCCAGCTTGGGAGCAAAAGTGGTGGTTAACTACCGCAGCAATCAGGCTGCGGCAGAGGAAGTGGTGCAGCACATCCGCGCCATAGGGGGGGAGGCGATCGCTGTGCAGGCTGATGTCAGCATCTACGACGACGCACAAAGGCTGATTCAGAGTGCATTGGATCACTTTGGTCGATTAGATATCTTGGTCAATAATGCGGGTACTACCCGTGATACCCTGTTGGTGCGTATGTCTGAAGAGGATTGGGACGTAGTAATCAACACCAATCTGAAAGGGGCTTTCAATTGCACCAAAGCAGCCCAGCGTCCGATGCTCAAACAACGTTACGGCCGTATCGTCAACATCACTTCGATCGCCGGGTTGGCTGGCAATCCGGGTCAGGCAAACTATGCCGCCGCCAAGGCAGGTCTGGTTGGTTTTACCAAGGCATTGGCCAAGGAAGTGGGGGTGCGCAACATCACGGTCAATGCAGTAGCCCCAGGCTACATCCCTACGGATCTGACCGCTATCTTGCCCCCAGAGCTAGTCGCAAAAGGTATAGAAATGACGCCCCTTGGGCGTCCCGGATCTCCAGAGGACATTGCCAATGCCGTGGCTTTTCTGGTTTCGGACGAGGCCAGTTATATCACAGGACAAGTGTTGTCTGTGGATGGCGGCTTGGCAATGCAATGA
- the fabD gene encoding ACP S-malonyltransferase — MNSEAVSIATQNKLAFVFPGSGSQYVGMGRDVYDRYPTAKCFFEEADAILHFPLSRLCFEGPDDELMDAVNVQPAMLTVSAALWAVLQEQVEAKRPTSEGWFQGRTPAFVAGHSTGEYTALFAAGVLDFASALRLVRERGRLMKEVGDKKPGAMAAVLGLEVGPLRAICEEVGNVWVSNDNAPGQIVLSGSKPALEKALQLAMGRGAKRVVPLAVNIASHSPLMEPAAESFAIIVNGLTLNKAQVPIVSNVSASAIVEPADIRRELVQHLTSPVRWVESVRYMIAHGVQTFVEIGPKDVLSGLIKRIDRSVCILNAGTVQEIEMLVET; from the coding sequence ATGAACAGCGAGGCAGTGTCCATAGCAACACAGAACAAATTGGCTTTTGTCTTTCCTGGCAGCGGCTCTCAATATGTAGGCATGGGCCGCGATGTGTATGACCGCTACCCGACAGCAAAGTGCTTTTTTGAAGAAGCGGATGCCATCCTTCATTTCCCCCTTTCTAGATTGTGTTTCGAGGGGCCAGATGACGAACTGATGGATGCGGTCAATGTTCAACCAGCCATGCTCACCGTCAGCGCAGCATTATGGGCTGTTTTGCAAGAGCAGGTAGAGGCAAAACGCCCGACCTCTGAGGGCTGGTTCCAAGGCAGAACCCCAGCCTTTGTGGCTGGGCACAGTACGGGTGAATACACGGCTTTGTTTGCAGCCGGGGTGCTTGATTTCGCCTCAGCCCTGCGGCTAGTTCGCGAGCGAGGGCGTTTGATGAAAGAAGTTGGAGACAAAAAGCCAGGAGCTATGGCCGCGGTGTTGGGTCTTGAAGTTGGACCATTGCGTGCTATTTGCGAGGAAGTAGGCAACGTATGGGTGTCCAACGATAATGCACCGGGGCAAATTGTGCTGTCGGGCAGTAAACCTGCGCTAGAAAAGGCACTGCAATTGGCTATGGGAAGAGGGGCGAAAAGGGTTGTTCCGTTAGCGGTAAATATTGCTTCTCATTCCCCATTGATGGAGCCTGCAGCAGAATCCTTTGCTATTATCGTGAATGGGTTGACCCTGAACAAAGCTCAAGTGCCCATTGTGAGCAATGTCTCTGCCTCCGCTATTGTGGAGCCAGCGGATATCCGTCGTGAACTGGTGCAGCATCTCACTTCGCCTGTGCGCTGGGTGGAATCTGTGCGCTATATGATTGCTCACGGAGTGCAAACTTTCGTCGAGATTGGGCCAAAGGATGTATTGAGCGGGCTGATCAAGCGTATTGACCGTAGCGTGTGCATCCTCAACGCGGGCACTGTGCAAGAAATCGAAATGTTGGTGGAAACATGA
- the fabK gene encoding enoyl-[acyl-carrier-protein] reductase FabK: MIRTPLCDLLDIEHPILQGGMAWVSTPPLVVAVSEAGALGILGAGNAPPDLVEAQIREIKRCTSKPFGVNVPMFSPFAQDVFQICVREKVPVVTTGAGNPSAYIPILKQAGILVIPVVASVALAKRLERVGADAVIAEGSESGGHIGDVGTLPLVPQVVDAVQIPVIAAGGFADGRGLVAALALGAVGIQMGTRFICTKECTVHPNYKDMIVKAGDRATITTGHSLGHPVRALRNPMTRKFEEMEKQELSEEALIEFGTGKLRLAAVEGNVVEGSFMAGQSCGLVHDIPSVAELIERIISEAEDLLLHLPRHVTDSCSSQ, translated from the coding sequence ATGATTAGAACGCCTCTTTGTGACTTACTAGACATTGAACATCCAATTCTGCAAGGGGGGATGGCTTGGGTTTCAACCCCTCCTCTGGTAGTTGCGGTCTCTGAAGCAGGAGCTTTAGGCATCCTGGGGGCAGGGAATGCCCCGCCTGATTTGGTTGAGGCGCAGATACGTGAGATCAAGAGGTGCACCAGTAAGCCCTTCGGGGTCAACGTACCCATGTTTTCCCCCTTTGCTCAGGATGTTTTCCAGATCTGCGTGCGCGAAAAGGTGCCAGTGGTCACCACGGGAGCAGGGAACCCCAGCGCTTACATTCCCATATTGAAACAAGCGGGCATCCTGGTGATACCGGTGGTAGCATCCGTAGCGCTTGCCAAACGACTCGAACGAGTTGGTGCAGATGCGGTGATAGCAGAGGGCAGCGAATCGGGGGGGCATATCGGAGATGTGGGGACATTGCCCCTGGTACCCCAGGTTGTAGATGCAGTGCAGATTCCTGTTATAGCGGCAGGGGGATTTGCTGATGGGCGCGGTTTAGTAGCAGCGCTTGCGTTGGGAGCAGTCGGTATACAAATGGGCACGCGCTTTATCTGTACGAAAGAATGCACAGTGCACCCGAACTACAAGGACATGATTGTCAAAGCTGGCGACAGAGCCACGATCACCACGGGGCATAGCCTGGGCCATCCCGTGCGTGCTCTGCGTAACCCCATGACACGCAAATTCGAGGAGATGGAGAAGCAGGAGCTTAGTGAAGAGGCGCTCATCGAGTTTGGAACAGGCAAGCTGCGTCTGGCGGCTGTGGAAGGGAATGTAGTAGAAGGGTCTTTTATGGCTGGGCAAAGTTGTGGCCTGGTTCATGATATTCCTAGCGTTGCTGAATTAATCGAACGCATCATCTCAGAGGCTGAGGATCTCTTGCTGCATTTGCCGCGCCATGTCACCGATAGCTGTAGCTCTCAATGA
- the rpmF gene encoding 50S ribosomal protein L32: MGALPKRKISKGRRDRRRSHLALKTTKLVPCPQCHELRRPHHVCPSCGSYKGTEVIEIKTKTKKES, translated from the coding sequence GTGGGAGCATTACCGAAAAGGAAAATATCGAAAGGACGACGTGATCGCAGGCGCAGCCATCTGGCGTTGAAAACGACTAAATTGGTGCCCTGCCCGCAATGCCATGAATTGCGTCGTCCGCACCACGTGTGCCCATCTTGTGGCAGTTACAAGGGCACCGAGGTCATCGAGATCAAGACCAAGACTAAAAAAGAATCTTAG
- a CDS encoding DUF177 domain-containing protein: MRFNVAQLLKSPAGASREYDLDEDITGIDEDLDIVSMLLGRVRLLRTGSGILVTGHLQTEIRVPCRRCLTPVTVSVVLELEEHFRPSVDILTGALLPLEVGEDEATRTDLHHILDLTEVVRQNLLLGVPIAPLCSPQCRGLCPQCGKNLNEGPCDCQYEESDPRLMILHGLL; the protein is encoded by the coding sequence ATGCGCTTCAATGTAGCTCAATTGCTCAAATCTCCTGCTGGTGCTAGCAGGGAATATGATCTCGACGAGGACATCACTGGCATTGACGAGGATTTAGACATTGTTTCAATGCTGCTTGGCAGGGTTAGGCTCTTGCGTACTGGCAGTGGGATCCTTGTGACAGGTCACTTGCAGACGGAGATCCGAGTACCTTGTCGGCGGTGTTTGACACCGGTTACCGTGTCCGTTGTGCTGGAATTAGAGGAGCATTTCCGTCCTTCTGTAGATATATTGACCGGCGCACTGCTGCCTCTTGAGGTCGGTGAGGACGAGGCGACCAGGACGGATTTGCATCACATTCTTGATCTTACGGAGGTGGTGCGTCAGAACTTGCTGCTAGGCGTACCTATAGCGCCGTTGTGTAGCCCACAATGCCGAGGTTTATGCCCGCAGTGCGGAAAAAATCTGAATGAGGGGCCATGTGATTGTCAGTATGAGGAGAGCGATCCCAGACTGATGATCTTGCATGGCTTGTTGTAG
- a CDS encoding ATPase, with product MDILTLVDRLEALVNGGWRIPFTAKTVVDENAFFDLIDQMRVSIPQEVKRANDLLQDRERILTTAAQEAERIIEEAHEKAACLVDEHEIVSAARAEAESIRAEARRQAEDICKGADEYAIGILSQLETELSSLLKTTSNGLEQLRRRRMPSSSE from the coding sequence ATGGACATCCTGACCCTTGTTGATCGGTTGGAAGCTCTTGTCAACGGAGGCTGGCGTATCCCCTTTACGGCCAAAACCGTTGTGGATGAAAATGCCTTTTTCGATCTCATTGACCAAATGCGCGTTTCTATTCCCCAGGAAGTGAAACGCGCGAATGACCTGCTTCAGGATCGAGAAAGGATATTAACCACGGCTGCACAGGAGGCCGAACGCATTATCGAAGAAGCGCATGAAAAAGCCGCGTGTTTGGTGGATGAGCACGAGATCGTTTCGGCAGCACGCGCTGAGGCAGAAAGCATTAGAGCAGAGGCCAGGCGCCAAGCGGAAGACATTTGCAAGGGTGCAGATGAGTATGCCATTGGCATCCTCAGCCAATTGGAGACTGAGCTGTCTTCTTTGCTGAAGACCACTTCCAATGGTCTAGAGCAACTGCGCAGGAGACGTATGCCATCATCCTCGGAGTAA
- the coaD gene encoding pantetheine-phosphate adenylyltransferase — MTTAIYPGTFDPITNGHIDIATRAAPLFERLIVAVYDRPLKNLLFSTMERVALAEVALKELPNVTVQAYSGLTVKFARSVGARVIVRGLRALSDFELEFQMALTNRKLAPEIDTVCLITSQEYTFLSSSVIKEIAMVGGCIDAMVPKHVAEALKEKFHLLGSDAGSKVQIVSLRD, encoded by the coding sequence ATGACTACAGCAATCTATCCGGGCACTTTTGACCCTATCACCAATGGCCATATAGACATCGCTACCCGCGCCGCACCTCTCTTTGAACGCTTGATCGTGGCGGTCTATGATCGCCCGCTTAAGAATCTACTGTTCTCAACCATGGAACGGGTAGCCTTGGCGGAGGTAGCACTGAAGGAGCTACCGAATGTTACTGTTCAGGCTTATAGCGGCTTGACGGTCAAATTCGCTCGCAGTGTCGGAGCACGTGTTATTGTGCGCGGGTTGAGAGCTTTGTCGGATTTCGAGTTGGAGTTTCAGATGGCATTGACGAACCGAAAGCTGGCCCCTGAGATCGACACGGTGTGTTTGATTACTAGCCAGGAATACACTTTTCTGAGTTCCAGCGTTATCAAGGAAATTGCCATGGTGGGAGGATGCATAGATGCCATGGTTCCAAAGCATGTAGCCGAGGCTTTGAAAGAGAAATTTCATCTCCTCGGGTCAGATGCGGGTTCGAAGGTGCAGATTGTGTCCTTACGGGATTAG
- the recG gene encoding ATP-dependent DNA helicase RecG codes for MGLDFDKLIKILSEERTDGCQNRIVIGGLDKFVATWLQKAEAEPPDRQNQVTEVVARLQGYAQKPIAERFAAIQETLEMLQSSIGGQNAREEHQPAQSNAQRKERTRPVQSSSGLKSPVTVVRGVQSALARRLAHLGVHTVEDLLYLFPRRYDDFSNLKTIRELRYGEEVTIIGIVQEAQNQQTRSGKTLTRAIISDGTGFVEAIWFNQPYLVRQLTKGRQIVLSGRVDQYLGRLTFQSPQWERLTGDLVHTGRLVPVYPLTSGLTARRMRSLIKSAIEEWASRLVDCLPPSLCQSYHLVDAATAIQQVHFPDSWDSLARARQRLCFEEFLLIQLGVMSQRIAWQKQPGRPMVVDQALLDAFVNALPFKLTAAQQRALREITEDLQRPHPMSRLLQGDVGSGKTVVALGAMLVTVANGMQAVLMAPTEVLAEQHCRTLSILLQNAADALQGHAEMAAHLMAQTRIGLLIGSLSQAEKEEGRRQIASGEVDIIVGTHALIQEGVIFKDLGLAIVDEQHRFGVAQRAALRQKGYNPHMLVMSATPIPRTLALTIYGDLDLSVIDELPPHRQKIITKWLAPRERERAYAFLRGQIEKGRQAFIICPLIEESEKIEAKAAVDEYERLRDEVFPDLKLALLHGRMKSSDKEQVMARFRNGEYDILVTTPVVEVGIDVPNATVMLVEGADRFGLAQLHQFRGRVGRGEHQSYCLLLAESPSFEAEHRLKIIETTNDGFLLAEEDLKMRGPGEFFGTRQSGLPDLKVAKMGDVRILEQARRAAQDLLYQDPTMSQPEHQLLAQRVREFWGRETDLS; via the coding sequence ATGGGCTTAGATTTCGATAAGTTGATCAAAATACTGAGCGAAGAACGCACCGATGGTTGCCAGAACCGCATTGTCATTGGCGGATTGGACAAATTTGTGGCTACCTGGCTTCAAAAGGCTGAAGCAGAACCCCCGGACCGGCAGAATCAGGTGACTGAGGTCGTTGCACGCCTTCAGGGATACGCCCAAAAGCCTATTGCGGAGCGCTTCGCTGCTATCCAGGAGACTCTGGAAATGCTGCAATCCTCCATCGGTGGACAAAATGCAAGGGAAGAGCATCAGCCTGCGCAGAGCAATGCACAGCGCAAGGAGCGGACCCGGCCAGTGCAATCCAGCTCTGGACTCAAGTCTCCAGTGACCGTTGTACGAGGCGTGCAATCTGCTTTGGCTCGTAGGTTAGCTCACCTTGGCGTGCATACAGTGGAAGATCTGCTCTACCTTTTTCCACGCCGTTATGACGATTTCAGTAATCTGAAAACCATCCGCGAACTCAGGTACGGCGAGGAAGTAACGATTATTGGCATAGTGCAGGAAGCGCAAAACCAACAAACACGTAGTGGTAAGACTCTGACCAGAGCCATAATCTCCGATGGCACTGGCTTCGTAGAAGCGATCTGGTTCAATCAGCCGTATCTCGTACGGCAGTTGACAAAGGGTCGCCAGATTGTTCTCAGCGGCCGTGTTGACCAGTATTTGGGCCGCTTGACGTTCCAATCTCCCCAATGGGAACGTTTGACAGGCGACTTGGTACACACAGGACGTTTAGTGCCAGTGTATCCTTTGACATCCGGGTTGACTGCACGGCGTATGCGTTCCTTGATCAAATCCGCCATCGAAGAATGGGCCTCGCGACTGGTGGATTGTCTGCCTCCCTCGCTGTGTCAGAGTTATCATTTGGTTGATGCAGCCACAGCTATTCAGCAGGTGCATTTCCCCGATAGCTGGGATTCCTTGGCGCGTGCTCGTCAACGGCTCTGCTTTGAAGAGTTTCTCCTGATTCAATTAGGAGTGATGAGCCAACGTATTGCCTGGCAAAAGCAGCCAGGCCGACCGATGGTTGTAGATCAAGCGCTATTAGACGCTTTTGTAAATGCTTTGCCATTCAAATTGACTGCAGCTCAACAGCGTGCTTTGCGGGAAATCACGGAAGATTTACAACGCCCCCATCCTATGAGTCGCCTTTTGCAAGGCGATGTGGGCTCTGGTAAGACAGTTGTAGCACTCGGAGCGATGCTGGTAACGGTGGCAAATGGCATGCAAGCGGTACTGATGGCTCCAACCGAGGTACTTGCTGAACAACACTGCCGAACACTAAGTATCCTGCTGCAGAATGCAGCAGACGCACTCCAAGGTCATGCAGAGATGGCTGCTCATCTAATGGCTCAGACACGAATTGGGTTGTTGATAGGTAGTTTAAGCCAGGCAGAGAAAGAGGAAGGGCGCCGTCAGATCGCAAGTGGCGAAGTAGATATCATCGTTGGTACTCATGCTCTAATCCAGGAAGGGGTTATTTTTAAAGATCTGGGTTTGGCGATTGTGGATGAGCAGCATCGCTTTGGCGTTGCCCAGCGAGCTGCCTTGCGCCAGAAAGGGTATAATCCCCATATGTTGGTGATGAGTGCAACACCAATCCCTCGCACTCTGGCCCTGACCATCTACGGTGATTTAGATCTCTCTGTTATTGATGAGCTTCCTCCTCATCGCCAGAAAATCATCACCAAATGGCTTGCACCTCGGGAAAGAGAGCGAGCATACGCATTTCTGCGTGGGCAGATCGAAAAGGGTCGGCAAGCTTTCATCATATGCCCGTTGATTGAGGAGTCCGAGAAGATCGAAGCCAAAGCGGCAGTGGATGAGTACGAGCGTCTACGGGATGAAGTGTTCCCTGACCTCAAATTGGCGTTATTACATGGGCGAATGAAGAGTTCAGACAAAGAACAAGTCATGGCGCGCTTTCGCAATGGAGAATATGATATACTAGTGACAACTCCGGTAGTCGAAGTGGGAATTGATGTGCCAAATGCCACCGTGATGTTGGTCGAAGGAGCTGATCGCTTTGGCCTAGCTCAGCTTCATCAGTTCCGTGGACGCGTGGGGCGCGGCGAACATCAGTCATACTGTCTGCTGTTAGCCGAGTCACCGTCTTTTGAAGCCGAACATCGGCTGAAGATCATCGAAACAACAAACGATGGTTTTCTGTTGGCCGAAGAAGACCTCAAGATGCGTGGCCCTGGCGAATTCTTTGGGACGCGCCAAAGCGGATTGCCTGACCTGAAGGTGGCAAAGATGGGGGATGTCCGTATCCTGGAGCAAGCACGTCGCGCAGCGCAAGATTTGCTTTACCAGGATCCCACCATGTCCCAACCCGAGCATCAATTGCTGGCGCAAAGAGTACGTGAGTTCTGGGGGAGGGAAACCGATCTAAGCTGA
- a CDS encoding DegV family protein has translation MIRIVTDSSSDISPLLAAELGITVVPIKINFGSKVYSDGVDIDRNEFYQQLSKSRFLPTAEPPPSEEFQRVYSQLMKNTDQILSIHLSSRLNKTVQAAQEATRAFLGRSKITVFDSRMISWGLETLVVAAAEAAQRGTPVAEIVRLIRGMIPRLYMVFFAENLEYLERYVHSVRRRSFADSFPGPRPLMIVEEGEIMPLDKVRSRGRPVDRLFEFVAEFAYFEKVVILQGRSSDDAQMLFERLSDAFPQKNLDIKPYGATLATYLGPDALGVVVYEGIG, from the coding sequence ATGATCAGGATAGTGACCGATAGTTCTTCCGACATCTCACCACTCCTTGCCGCTGAACTAGGTATAACTGTCGTGCCTATCAAGATCAATTTTGGGTCCAAGGTCTACTCTGATGGAGTAGACATAGATCGGAACGAATTTTACCAACAACTGAGCAAAAGCAGGTTTCTACCCACTGCTGAACCTCCTCCTTCAGAGGAGTTCCAGCGCGTGTACAGCCAATTGATGAAGAACACAGACCAGATTTTGTCCATCCATCTCTCCTCAAGACTGAATAAAACAGTACAGGCAGCCCAAGAAGCAACCAGAGCATTTCTAGGCCGGAGTAAGATCACGGTCTTTGATTCACGAATGATATCCTGGGGACTTGAGACTCTGGTAGTAGCTGCTGCCGAGGCTGCCCAACGAGGAACCCCAGTTGCAGAGATTGTGCGGTTAATCCGGGGGATGATTCCTCGCCTTTATATGGTCTTTTTCGCCGAAAACTTGGAGTATCTGGAACGATACGTTCATTCCGTCAGGAGGCGCTCGTTTGCTGATAGTTTTCCAGGCCCTAGACCGCTCATGATTGTGGAAGAAGGCGAGATCATGCCGCTGGATAAAGTTCGCTCCCGAGGACGGCCAGTAGATCGTCTCTTTGAGTTTGTAGCTGAGTTCGCATATTTCGAAAAAGTCGTAATCCTGCAAGGACGTTCCTCAGATGATGCACAAATGCTTTTTGAGCGTCTTTCCGATGCCTTTCCTCAAAAGAATCTAGATATCAAACCCTATGGAGCGACTCTTGCTACTTATTTAGGGCCAGATGCCTTGGGTGTAGTGGTCTACGAAGGGATAGGATGA